The following proteins come from a genomic window of Methanobacterium sp.:
- the tgtA gene encoding tRNA guanosine(15) transglycosylase TgtA, with protein sequence MNFEIKYKDGMGRIGIMTTPHGKVQTPALMPVIHPGKQTIDVKKYGADIVITNAYIMYKNEDLKKKALFGGVHSLINFDGPVVTDSGSFQLSEYGDIDVTNREIIEFQEKIGTDIGTSLDIPTPPYVKRERAERELEITLERAKEALEVRENLMMNSVVQGSTFPDLRAKCAEIVGKMDFEVYPIGAVVPLLENYRYTDVVDIVMASVEKLPASRPRHLMGAGHPMVFALAVLMGCDLFDSAAYILYANDDRLMMMDGTYKLQNLSYMPCSCDVCNKYAPDELRSMEKDQRVKLIAAHNLNVSFAEIRKIKQAIIDGSLFELVEQRCRAHPYLLDALRRLKRYKELIEEHDPAYKKSAFFYSGPESLNRPEIFRHHQKLERLPRKDRLVLLPSFKKPYSKNIQIRILQDANGTLESLGNFYGIKNGKMEVPGDSTQFAVLDVPFGIIPLEIDEVYPLAQNESPSILDEDSKVFIKKTIESYAQNFNEVIVSESLVNKFDLEFEFDFDFDAGNLKIIFNDKEKIKYIADYQFDRGAGNALFKGNIRIEKSRKTGKIRHVYDGEDLIATLRASDGIFVLNMNGARRLHKFLEYPKNRVVVTGDAEPFAREGKSIFAKFVIDIDINIRANEEVLIVNQNDDLLAFGRSILDSREIKDFNAGQAIKTRKGDK encoded by the coding sequence TTGAATTTTGAAATCAAATACAAGGATGGAATGGGCAGAATCGGAATAATGACCACCCCTCATGGTAAGGTCCAAACGCCTGCATTGATGCCTGTAATTCATCCGGGAAAACAAACCATTGACGTTAAAAAGTATGGGGCAGATATTGTCATAACCAACGCTTATATAATGTATAAAAATGAAGATCTCAAAAAAAAAGCACTGTTTGGCGGAGTTCACAGTTTAATAAACTTTGATGGTCCTGTTGTCACTGATTCAGGCTCTTTTCAGCTTTCAGAGTACGGTGATATCGATGTTACAAACAGAGAAATAATTGAGTTTCAAGAAAAAATAGGAACAGATATTGGCACATCTCTGGATATTCCAACCCCACCATATGTAAAACGTGAAAGGGCAGAAAGAGAACTTGAAATAACTCTTGAACGTGCAAAGGAGGCTCTGGAAGTTAGAGAAAATCTGATGATGAATTCTGTTGTGCAGGGGTCAACTTTCCCTGATTTAAGGGCTAAATGCGCCGAAATAGTTGGTAAAATGGACTTTGAAGTATATCCTATTGGTGCAGTGGTTCCTCTACTTGAAAATTACAGATATACAGATGTTGTGGATATTGTAATGGCTTCTGTGGAAAAATTACCTGCCTCCAGGCCAAGACATTTAATGGGCGCTGGTCACCCCATGGTTTTTGCGCTTGCTGTTTTAATGGGGTGTGATCTTTTTGATTCAGCAGCTTACATTCTTTATGCTAATGATGATCGTCTTATGATGATGGATGGAACCTATAAACTGCAAAATCTTTCTTATATGCCCTGTTCATGTGATGTCTGTAATAAATACGCTCCAGATGAGTTAAGGAGCATGGAAAAAGATCAGAGGGTGAAATTAATTGCAGCACACAACCTAAATGTTAGTTTTGCTGAAATTAGAAAAATAAAACAGGCGATAATAGATGGAAGTTTGTTTGAACTTGTAGAACAAAGATGCAGGGCTCATCCCTACCTTTTAGATGCACTCCGGAGATTAAAGAGATATAAAGAATTGATTGAAGAGCATGACCCAGCTTACAAGAAGTCTGCATTTTTCTATTCTGGTCCAGAATCATTAAACCGTCCTGAAATATTCAGGCACCACCAGAAGCTGGAAAGACTTCCAAGAAAAGATAGACTTGTACTTTTGCCTTCATTTAAAAAGCCCTATTCTAAAAATATTCAGATACGAATACTTCAGGATGCAAATGGAACCTTAGAAAGCCTGGGTAATTTCTACGGGATCAAAAATGGAAAAATGGAAGTCCCTGGCGATTCAACACAGTTTGCTGTTTTGGATGTTCCTTTTGGAATAATACCTCTTGAAATTGATGAAGTGTATCCTTTAGCTCAAAATGAATCTCCTTCAATATTAGATGAGGATTCTAAAGTGTTTATAAAGAAAACTATTGAATCTTATGCTCAAAATTTTAATGAAGTTATTGTTAGTGAAAGTCTGGTAAATAAATTTGATCTTGAGTTTGAGTTTGATTTCGATTTTGATGCAGGTAATTTGAAGATTATTTTTAATGATAAGGAGAAAATAAAGTATATAGCTGATTATCAGTTTGATAGGGGAGCAGGAAATGCTTTGTTCAAGGGCAATATCAGGATTGAAAAGAGCAGAAAAACAGGTAAAATACGTCATGTGTATGATGGCGAGGATTTAATTGCAACGCTTCGTGCAAGCGACGGCATATTTGTGCTAAACATGAACGGTGCAAGGAGACTTCATAAATTTCTTGAATATCCAAAAAATAGGGTTGTGGTTACAGGTGATGCTGAACCTTTTGCAAGGGAAGGAAAAAGTATATTTGCTAAATTTGTTATAGATATTGATATAAATATAAGGGCAAATGAAGAAGTATTAATCGTAAATCAAAATGATGATTTACTGGCCTTTGGAAGGTCAATTTTAGACAGCCGTGAAATTAAAGATTTTAATGCAGGTCAGGCAATAAAAACGCGGAAAGGTGATAAATAA
- a CDS encoding Zc3h12a-like ribonuclease: MKVIIDAANVAHFKKGKNSNPRLVHVLKAIESLKNLGYEPYTIADASLRHEIDKKEEFNTLLEEGEIHQVPAGTAADHFILKIAYEEDTKILSNDLFREYNDEFKDISSKRIPYNIKDGQIIIGTSSRPKKIKNVLQKICNHTLNEFEKKGFDPYKVKKSKKLSGIAIAKEAIDRITKSREEGIDSRMENMLMKIPLFDKVMSIVEDAEKTSDFIIFVLVSPRDYKDAVRYAGNIAVTVGDRLKLDHAPLVAIRNDLFTKPGSFELNIIYSDEVGEESKYNVNITINDHDYAFVKKNSRNIASTVAARIGTWKFPIVAVKPSMLMEKPGEFEIVLEKAES; this comes from the coding sequence TTGAAAGTAATTATCGATGCTGCAAATGTGGCTCACTTCAAAAAGGGAAAAAACTCAAACCCCCGTCTGGTTCATGTGCTAAAAGCTATTGAATCTTTGAAAAACTTAGGATACGAGCCATATACCATAGCTGATGCATCACTCAGGCATGAAATAGATAAAAAAGAAGAATTCAACACTCTCTTAGAAGAAGGGGAAATTCATCAGGTTCCAGCAGGTACAGCAGCAGATCATTTCATCTTAAAAATTGCCTATGAAGAAGATACAAAAATACTTTCCAATGACCTGTTTAGAGAATATAATGATGAGTTTAAGGATATTTCAAGTAAAAGAATTCCATATAATATAAAAGACGGTCAAATAATCATTGGAACATCTTCAAGGCCTAAAAAAATTAAAAATGTTCTTCAAAAAATATGTAATCATACGCTTAATGAATTTGAGAAAAAGGGATTTGATCCATATAAAGTTAAGAAAAGTAAAAAATTAAGCGGTATAGCTATAGCAAAAGAAGCAATAGACCGGATTACAAAAAGTAGAGAGGAAGGAATTGATTCCCGGATGGAAAACATGCTGATGAAGATTCCTTTATTTGATAAAGTAATGAGTATAGTTGAAGATGCTGAAAAAACAAGTGATTTTATCATTTTTGTTCTTGTAAGCCCGCGAGATTACAAAGATGCAGTAAGGTATGCAGGAAATATTGCTGTAACTGTAGGAGATAGATTAAAATTAGATCATGCACCCCTTGTGGCCATAAGAAATGATCTTTTCACCAAACCCGGGTCTTTTGAGCTTAATATTATTTATTCTGATGAAGTAGGCGAAGAGTCAAAATATAATGTTAATATAACCATTAATGATCATGATTATGCCTTTGTTAAAAAAAACTCCAGAAATATAGCAAGTACTGTAGCTGCAAGAATTGGAACATGGAAGTTTCCAATTGTAGCTGTTAAACCAAGCATGCTCATGGAAAAACCTGGAGAATTTGAAATAGTTTTAGAAAAAGCAGAAAGTTAA
- a CDS encoding DUF488 family protein has product MIKIKRAYESSSKDDGFRILVDKLWPRGASKEKAHLDFWMKEIAPSDDLRKWFSHDPGKWNEFENRCKKELEDKKELIDKIKEIEKDKGKVTLIYSAKDKKHNNAVVLENILKK; this is encoded by the coding sequence ATGATAAAGATAAAAAGGGCATATGAATCCTCTAGCAAAGATGATGGATTTAGAATCCTTGTAGATAAATTATGGCCACGAGGAGCGTCTAAAGAGAAAGCACATCTGGATTTCTGGATGAAAGAGATTGCACCAAGTGATGATCTTCGAAAATGGTTTTCACATGATCCTGGAAAATGGAATGAATTTGAAAACAGATGTAAAAAGGAATTAGAGGATAAAAAAGAATTAATTGATAAAATAAAGGAAATTGAAAAAGATAAGGGAAAAGTAACTCTAATTTATTCTGCAAAAGATAAAAAGCATAATAATGCAGTTGTACTGGAGAATATACTCAAAAAATGA
- a CDS encoding metallophosphoesterase, which translates to MVFIAHLSDMHLGAFNFKEDFLISAINKVNELNTDLVIVTGDITENGFYAEFETAAKYLDLIESPILVVPGNHDARHIGNECFEELITKRCNTLNVTTREISAIGLDSSEPDLDYGKVGRWQQKRMEVELKYAGEKKLYKIIALHHHIIPVPKTGRERNVLIDAGDVLKSVIDGNADLVLSGHKHVPYAWQLQDTGFVTAGTVSSLKLRGKDICSFNTINIKEDDVKIVLNYVDGSSRVLAEYKNMCKVIG; encoded by the coding sequence ATGGTGTTTATTGCTCATTTATCTGATATGCACCTTGGTGCCTTTAATTTTAAGGAAGATTTTTTAATCAGTGCCATAAATAAGGTTAATGAGTTAAATACAGATCTGGTCATAGTTACAGGCGATATAACTGAAAATGGTTTTTATGCTGAATTTGAAACAGCAGCAAAATATCTGGACTTAATTGAAAGTCCGATCCTTGTTGTCCCTGGAAATCATGATGCAAGACATATAGGAAATGAATGCTTTGAAGAGCTGATAACAAAACGTTGCAATACTTTAAATGTTACAACCCGTGAAATAAGCGCCATTGGCTTAGATAGCAGTGAACCAGACCTTGATTATGGTAAGGTTGGGAGATGGCAGCAGAAAAGAATGGAAGTTGAGCTGAAATATGCCGGTGAAAAGAAGCTGTATAAAATAATTGCTCTTCACCACCATATAATCCCTGTCCCAAAAACAGGGCGTGAAAGGAACGTTTTAATCGATGCAGGGGATGTTTTAAAATCTGTAATTGATGGAAATGCTGATCTTGTCCTTTCAGGGCACAAACATGTACCTTATGCATGGCAGTTACAGGATACAGGTTTTGTTACAGCAGGAACTGTGTCCTCACTAAAACTCAGGGGAAAGGATATCTGTTCATTCAATACAATAAATATTAAAGAGGATGATGTAAAAATAGTATTAAACTATGTTGATGGAAGCTCCAGAGTTCTTGCAGAGTACAAAAATATGTGTAAGGTGATTGGTTGA
- a CDS encoding nascent polypeptide-associated complex protein produces MIPGMGMNPKQLKQMQRAMKQMGMDMKDVKGATEVIIKFKDKEIVISNPKVNLTDFMGQKTYQITGNPKERKTDVVIPDEDVELVSAQTGVSREDALNALKETNGDLAEAIMRLS; encoded by the coding sequence ATGATACCTGGTATGGGAATGAATCCCAAACAACTTAAACAAATGCAAAGGGCCATGAAACAGATGGGCATGGATATGAAAGATGTTAAAGGTGCCACAGAAGTTATAATTAAGTTTAAAGATAAAGAGATAGTTATAAGTAATCCTAAAGTGAATTTAACGGATTTTATGGGGCAGAAAACCTACCAGATCACTGGTAATCCTAAAGAAAGAAAAACTGATGTTGTAATACCAGATGAGGATGTTGAACTTGTATCAGCCCAGACAGGAGTTAGCAGAGAAGATGCACTTAATGCACTTAAGGAAACAAATGGAGACCTTGCAGAGGCAATTATGAGGTTAAGCTGA
- a CDS encoding MnmC family methyltransferase, which produces MKNKDYQALTPAEDALNIIRKCFQNEKRGNIKARDDAKEDLKKFLVKTDDGSYTVNSNKRFGKSETMHTYHGALTESLEKFVKPAKLKGKNKVSILDICSGLGYNAASCIEFLDKMTEIEIDMVEISPETVGAALLIENPVKSYEIIKRVVEEYFYEKGTLEFKFHKLEIPDRLNINIYIEDARDLVKKFQYKKKFDAIFLDPFSPAKSPELYTLEFFLKLKNLLKNDGIILTYTSAAPVRSAMVHAGLYVGEGPQFGRSGGTLAAKNPEIIKKPLSMDDERMIALSDAGIPFIDPKLNESSKNIIKMREDERKAARGRTRFASTVKIPIYLYKDIEEERLKRRVLRNIKMLGIDDLKSEEAKFIVCPQFNECICNCGYGKMNNSKDRINEMIKRLKLISLKN; this is translated from the coding sequence ATGAAAAACAAAGACTATCAGGCATTAACTCCAGCAGAAGATGCCTTAAATATTATTAGAAAATGTTTTCAAAATGAAAAAAGGGGAAATATAAAGGCAAGAGATGATGCTAAAGAAGATTTAAAAAAGTTTCTTGTAAAAACTGATGACGGTTCTTATACTGTAAATTCTAATAAGCGCTTTGGAAAGTCTGAAACGATGCATACTTATCATGGAGCTTTAACTGAATCTCTGGAGAAATTTGTAAAGCCTGCAAAACTTAAAGGTAAAAATAAAGTAAGTATACTGGATATATGCAGCGGATTAGGTTACAATGCTGCTTCTTGCATCGAATTTCTGGATAAAATGACAGAAATTGAAATTGATATGGTTGAAATTTCTCCAGAGACTGTTGGAGCTGCACTTTTAATTGAAAATCCAGTAAAATCTTATGAAATTATTAAAAGAGTTGTTGAAGAATATTTCTATGAAAAAGGAACTTTGGAGTTTAAATTTCATAAATTGGAAATACCTGATAGATTAAATATTAATATTTATATTGAAGATGCAAGAGATTTAGTTAAAAAGTTTCAATATAAAAAAAAGTTTGATGCAATATTTTTAGATCCTTTTTCTCCAGCTAAGTCTCCAGAGTTGTATACCCTTGAATTTTTCCTTAAATTAAAAAATCTTTTGAAAAATGATGGAATTATTCTTACCTACACTTCTGCAGCCCCTGTAAGGTCTGCAATGGTTCATGCAGGGTTATATGTAGGAGAAGGTCCTCAGTTTGGGCGAAGCGGTGGTACATTAGCAGCTAAGAATCCTGAAATTATTAAAAAACCACTTTCAATGGATGATGAGCGAATGATTGCGCTTAGTGATGCTGGAATTCCATTTATAGATCCCAAACTTAATGAATCTTCAAAAAACATTATTAAAATGCGGGAAGATGAACGTAAAGCTGCAAGAGGGCGAACAAGATTTGCATCCACCGTAAAGATACCCATATATTTATATAAAGATATTGAAGAAGAGCGACTTAAAAGGAGAGTTCTAAGAAACATTAAAATGTTGGGAATAGATGATTTAAAGTCTGAAGAGGCAAAGTTTATTGTTTGCCCTCAATTTAATGAATGTATATGTAACTGTGGATATGGTAAAATGAATAATTCTAAAGACAGAATAAATGAAATGATAAAGAGATTGAAGTTAATTTCTTTAAAAAATTAA